In the genome of Pseudomonadota bacterium, the window GCTTGAAAAGGCAATAACCCATTTCCGGTTCTTTCTTATTTAAGTTGCATTTATAGGGTTAAGTTTTGGGTTTAAGAGTCCACAATGTTGATGGATTTTTAACCGGAAGTAGTCAATATCCTTATACCCGTATGCCATTCGTTTCAGTCTTTTGATCTTGTTGTTGATACCCTGTAGATGCATAGGTTACTCCCTGGTATTTGTATGGTTGGCGAACCAAAAGTATACCAGTTTTCATTGTAACCGATGCTTTTTGCTTATTGATATATAATTCTAATGGGTTAGAAAGATTGTTGCACTTTATTTAAGAAAGAACCGTATTTTTGAGTGGGTTCTTTCCCTGTCGGTTATGTTACGAAAAAATAATTTTCATTCAGCTCAGACATTACTAAAAATAAGGGGAAATATTTTCACCGAGAATTGCTGGCTTAGATGCCCTGAATGGTAAAATTTTGACAATACCCTGTATTTATAATAGATTAACAGTGTGATTACTCTGACAGCTAAAGCAGTCAGCTTCTCGCTTCAACAAGGGGCATTGATACACCGCCTCTCCACGAAGGCTCAATCCAAGCCTTTTGTAAAATATTCAGGGCTGCATTTATATCTCTATCAAGAGACAGCCCACAAAAAGGACAATTATGAACTCTAACAGCAAGATACTTTTTGACAATATTGCCACATCGGGAACATTTTTGAGATGTTCCGTTAGGGGTAATCTCTTGATACCATCTCCCAGCGTTTTCAGCTTTGGATTTGAGTATCATAAGAAACATGCCCCAAGATGCGTCAGATATACTCTTAGCAAGATGCCTATTCTTAACCATATTCTTGATATTAAGGTTTTCAACAGCAAGTCCATCGTAACTTTGAACAAGCGAATATGCAATTTTGTGGCAAAAATCAAGTCTCTGGTTAGCAATTCTTTCGTGATGTTTAGCAACCAACAAACGAGCCTTTCTTCTGCGATTAGAGCCTTTCTGTCTACGAGAAAGTTTCCTTTGTGCTTTGATAAGTTTTCTTTCAGACAGTTTCAAATATTTAGGTGGTGTGATTTGTTTTCCATCACTCGTAGAAATAAAGGCCTTAAGACCAACATCTATTCCAACAATCTTACCAACTTTAGGAAGGGGGATAGACTCGGTTACAACAGTAAAAGAAGCATACCATCTGCCATTTCTTCTGGTAACAGAAACAGTTTTAACTTTTCCAGCAATATGTCTATGCCACTTGACCTTGACACAACCTACATTTTGAAGATAAAGTCGGTTATCCTTAATCTGGCAACCATCGCCAAGCACGGCATAGGCTATCGTATTAAATCTATCAATAGACTTAAAACGAGGATAACCAGGTTTCCCTTCAGATTTAATTCTACGGAAAAAAGCCTTGAAAGATTTATCAAGTCTTCTCAATGTTTGTTGGAGAGAGCTATAATTGCAAAGAGCAAGATTTTTACTTTCCTGCCTGGTTGGCAGACAGGTCTTTTTAAGTTTTGGAATAAGCCCTGTAGCCTGAGCGGCGTAACCGATCCCCTTGCCAGTTTGTTCGTAAACTTCTTTCCGTTGAGCAAGGGCTTGGTTATAAAGAAAGCGATGTCCTTCAAGCTGTGTCGCAAGGGTTTGTGTTTGCTTTGTGGTTGGATAAAGTCTGTATTTGAAAACATTTATCATTTATTTCTTTTTCTCTCTATCCCAATAAGGAGATTTACATTTCGGACAAATACGAATTTCTTCTTGTTTAGGTATCCATTGATGCCCGCAGCGTTTACAGTTAAGTTTTATAAGTTTTATTTTCATACCTTAAAGTATAGCCTAATAGTAATTATTTGTCAAGTAAAATCTTTAATGAGAGGAGGATACGCAATTCCCCTGACAGCTAAAGCAGTCAGTCCTCTTGCGTGAATTTTCATGGATAAACCTTAGCTTTTCCTGCTCGTTCAAGTTTTGCAGGAATAGAGAATCCTGTTTTAATAACATCCTTAATCTCTTTTAATGTTGCGCCTCGCTCTCTTGCTCTTTCTAAAGTATGAGGATCAATTTGAATTTTCATTTCTCACAATGTCTTTTGCTTGCAACATTCTCCCGCAATTTCATTTTATTTGCAACTGGATTTTAGCAGTCAGCCAGTAATGCATAGCTGAGAGCCAAGAACGGAGAGTTAAGATTTTGACTCATAATCCACGCTTGCGGTCTGCTTTTCCACTTACCACTCACCACTCACTGTGTCTTTAGGGACACAGTTTCATACTGTGCATTATTAACCTATCCCCCTTTTTCTCCATTTTCTTCCAATTTCAATCTATTTGCAACTGAAAAATGATAAAAGATGTTGTTATGTCTTAAATTGCTAATAGCTATTGGCTAACTGCTATTGCCCTGTCCCCAACACTCTTTTGCTAATAAGGGATTGTGTTACGTAAGATGGGCATTGCGGAGTGGAGCAAAGAAAAGCCTGTGATGTTTCCGGCAAGGTAGAGAGCCCCCTGGAA includes:
- a CDS encoding transposase — protein: MINVFKYRLYPTTKQTQTLATQLEGHRFLYNQALAQRKEVYEQTGKGIGYAAQATGLIPKLKKTCLPTRQESKNLALCNYSSLQQTLRRLDKSFKAFFRRIKSEGKPGYPRFKSIDRFNTIAYAVLGDGCQIKDNRLYLQNVGCVKVKWHRHIAGKVKTVSVTRRNGRWYASFTVVTESIPLPKVGKIVGIDVGLKAFISTSDGKQITPPKYLKLSERKLIKAQRKLSRRQKGSNRRRKARLLVAKHHERIANQRLDFCHKIAYSLVQSYDGLAVENLNIKNMVKNRHLAKSISDASWGMFLMILKSKAENAGRWYQEITPNGTSQKCSRCGNIVKKYLAVRVHNCPFCGLSLDRDINAALNILQKAWIEPSWRGGVSMPLVEARS